The Granulicella sp. 5B5 nucleotide sequence GCCTCGCCGCCGGCCTCGGCCACGCGCAGACCGTCGTCTGGCTCTTCGCTTTCGCTGTCTTCTATGCCCCCATGGCCGTCGCCGTCTTCTACCTCAACCGCGAGATGCCCCTCGAAGGCGGCCTCTACGTCTGGGCGCGCCGCTCCTTCGGCGACACCCTCGGCTTCCTCACCGCCTGGAACATCTGGGCCTACGGCCTCTTCGTCATCGCCTTCCTGCTCTTTCAGCTCCCCAGCGAATTCGCCTTCATGGTCGGCCCCTCCGCCGCCTGGATACCCGACAACCACGCCGTCGTCCTTACTTCTCTGGCGGTCTTACTCACCCTGCTCACCCTCTCCGCCCTGCGCGGCCTCGCCCTCGGCAAGTGGATACACAACGTCTCCGGCACCGCGATGATGATCGCCTTCGCCCTGCTCATCGCCGCACCCTTCTGGGCCTACGCGCACCACCTGCCCATCCACTTCACGCCCTTCGAGCTGCACCTGCCGCACACCGACCCCACCTCGCTCGCCCTCATCGGCCAGATCATCTTCGCCGCCTCTGGCCTCGAGTACATCGCCATCATGGCCGGCGAAGCCAAATCCCCCTCCCGCGACATCGGCCTCTCCATCATCATCGCCAGCCCCATCATCGTCGTGATGTTCATCCTCGGCACCGCCTCCGTGCTCGCCTTCCATGAGCTCATGCACTCGACGATCAACTACATCGCACCCATCCCGCAGACGCTCCGCCTCGCCTTCGGAGACTCCAGCACCGCCACACTTCTCGCCCGCTTCGTCATCCTCCTGCTTCAGATCCGCATCCTCGGCGCCGCCAGCTACATCTTCGCCGGCGTCGCACGCCTGCCCATGGCCGCCGGCTGGGACCACCTCATCCCCGCCTGGTTCTCGCGCCTGCACCCGCGCTACCGCACCCCTGTGAACTCCATCCTCTTCGCGGCTACGATCATTGCCGCGCTCATCGTCCTCGGCTCCGCAGGAGTCCACGCCGCCGAAGCCTTCAACGTCCTCAACAACGCCTCCACCGAGTTCTACGTCCTCGCCTACTTGGTCCTCTTCGCCATCCCCATCGCCCTCGTCCTGATGAGAAAACCGGGTGCCCCACGTCTCGCTTCTGAGACGTGGGTTTCGCAGG carries:
- a CDS encoding APC family permease; protein product: MPTADLDTAAAHHLKRQLNLRDLVLSQILTVVGSSWVGLAAGLGHAQTVVWLFAFAVFYAPMAVAVFYLNREMPLEGGLYVWARRSFGDTLGFLTAWNIWAYGLFVIAFLLFQLPSEFAFMVGPSAAWIPDNHAVVLTSLAVLLTLLTLSALRGLALGKWIHNVSGTAMMIAFALLIAAPFWAYAHHLPIHFTPFELHLPHTDPTSLALIGQIIFAASGLEYIAIMAGEAKSPSRDIGLSIIIASPIIVVMFILGTASVLAFHELMHSTINYIAPIPQTLRLAFGDSSTATLLARFVILLLQIRILGAASYIFAGVARLPMAAGWDHLIPAWFSRLHPRYRTPVNSILFAATIIAALIVLGSAGVHAAEAFNVLNNASTEFYVLAYLVLFAIPIALVLMRKPGAPRLASETWVSQDAIGNRIPLWAVLLCAVGFLSVLFTFGLNAYPFDTAASPLPFAAKILGTVLLINLLGYTFYKLRNTRPSS